One stretch of Bombina bombina isolate aBomBom1 chromosome 7, aBomBom1.pri, whole genome shotgun sequence DNA includes these proteins:
- the KCTD17 gene encoding BTB/POZ domain-containing protein KCTD17 isoform X1 produces the protein MNGMQWAQLGVTPANRIDSDTGQWVRLNVGGSVFLTTKQTLCREPNSFLWRLCQDSQLLSERDETGAFLIDRDPTYFGPILCYLRHGKLILDKNVSIEGVLEEAEFYNITSLVKIIQDKMEGEDGANQQQKHVYRVLQCQEAELAQMVSTMSDSWKFEQLVNVGSAYTFTSEGQPEYLCVVSREMQTQPKTCWSRSVCTAQSQEGEEDAKSVLDHECIVFQERASRE, from the exons ATGAATGGCATGCAGTGGGCACAGCTTGGGGTGACCCCGGCTAACAGGATTGACAGCGATACTGGGCAGTGGGTCCGTTTAAATGTGGGGGGCTCCGTCTTCCTCACCACGAAGCAGACCCTGTGCCGGGAGCCAAACTCCTTCCTCTGGAGGCTTTGTCAGGATTCCCAGCTGCTGTCCGAGAGG GACGAGACAGGAGCATTCCTCATTGACAGGGATCCAACATACTTTGGTCCAATCTTATGCTATCTACGTCATGGAAAACTCATTCTAGACAAAAATGTGTCCATAGAAG gAGTTTTGGAAGAGGCAGAGTTTTATAACATTACTTCATTGGTCAAGATAATTCAGGACAAGATGGAAGGGGAAGATGGTGCAAAC caACAGCAGAAGCACGTGTACCGGGTCCTGCAGTGCCAAGAGGCAGAGCTGGCGCAGATGGTATCCACCATGTCTGACAGCTGGAAATTTGAACAG CTGGTGAACGTGGGGTCGGCCTATACTTTTACCAGTGAGGGACAACCCGAATACCTGTGTGTGGTGTCCAGAGAGATGCAAACTCAGCCCAAAACCTGCTGGTCCCGGAGCGTCTGCACTGCACAA AGTCAAGAAGGTGAAGAGGATGCGAAAAGTGTGCTGGACCATGAGTGCATCGTCTTCCAGGAGAGGGCGAGCAGAGAATGA
- the KCTD17 gene encoding BTB/POZ domain-containing protein KCTD17 isoform X2 encodes MNGMQWAQLGVTPANRIDSDTGQWVRLNVGGSVFLTTKQTLCREPNSFLWRLCQDSQLLSERDETGAFLIDRDPTYFGPILCYLRHGKLILDKNVSIEGVLEEAEFYNITSLVKIIQDKMEGEDGANQKHVYRVLQCQEAELAQMVSTMSDSWKFEQLVNVGSAYTFTSEGQPEYLCVVSREMQTQPKTCWSRSVCTAQSQEGEEDAKSVLDHECIVFQERASRE; translated from the exons ATGAATGGCATGCAGTGGGCACAGCTTGGGGTGACCCCGGCTAACAGGATTGACAGCGATACTGGGCAGTGGGTCCGTTTAAATGTGGGGGGCTCCGTCTTCCTCACCACGAAGCAGACCCTGTGCCGGGAGCCAAACTCCTTCCTCTGGAGGCTTTGTCAGGATTCCCAGCTGCTGTCCGAGAGG GACGAGACAGGAGCATTCCTCATTGACAGGGATCCAACATACTTTGGTCCAATCTTATGCTATCTACGTCATGGAAAACTCATTCTAGACAAAAATGTGTCCATAGAAG gAGTTTTGGAAGAGGCAGAGTTTTATAACATTACTTCATTGGTCAAGATAATTCAGGACAAGATGGAAGGGGAAGATGGTGCAAAC CAGAAGCACGTGTACCGGGTCCTGCAGTGCCAAGAGGCAGAGCTGGCGCAGATGGTATCCACCATGTCTGACAGCTGGAAATTTGAACAG CTGGTGAACGTGGGGTCGGCCTATACTTTTACCAGTGAGGGACAACCCGAATACCTGTGTGTGGTGTCCAGAGAGATGCAAACTCAGCCCAAAACCTGCTGGTCCCGGAGCGTCTGCACTGCACAA AGTCAAGAAGGTGAAGAGGATGCGAAAAGTGTGCTGGACCATGAGTGCATCGTCTTCCAGGAGAGGGCGAGCAGAGAATGA
- the KCTD17 gene encoding BTB/POZ domain-containing protein KCTD17 isoform X3, which translates to MNGMQWAQLGVTPANRIDSDTGQWVRLNVGGSVFLTTKQTLCREPNSFLWRLCQDSQLLSERDETGAFLIDRDPTYFGPILCYLRHGKLILDKNVSIEGVLEEAEFYNITSLVKIIQDKMEGEDGANLVNVGSAYTFTSEGQPEYLCVVSREMQTQPKTCWSRSVCTAQSQEGEEDAKSVLDHECIVFQERASRE; encoded by the exons ATGAATGGCATGCAGTGGGCACAGCTTGGGGTGACCCCGGCTAACAGGATTGACAGCGATACTGGGCAGTGGGTCCGTTTAAATGTGGGGGGCTCCGTCTTCCTCACCACGAAGCAGACCCTGTGCCGGGAGCCAAACTCCTTCCTCTGGAGGCTTTGTCAGGATTCCCAGCTGCTGTCCGAGAGG GACGAGACAGGAGCATTCCTCATTGACAGGGATCCAACATACTTTGGTCCAATCTTATGCTATCTACGTCATGGAAAACTCATTCTAGACAAAAATGTGTCCATAGAAG gAGTTTTGGAAGAGGCAGAGTTTTATAACATTACTTCATTGGTCAAGATAATTCAGGACAAGATGGAAGGGGAAGATGGTGCAAAC CTGGTGAACGTGGGGTCGGCCTATACTTTTACCAGTGAGGGACAACCCGAATACCTGTGTGTGGTGTCCAGAGAGATGCAAACTCAGCCCAAAACCTGCTGGTCCCGGAGCGTCTGCACTGCACAA AGTCAAGAAGGTGAAGAGGATGCGAAAAGTGTGCTGGACCATGAGTGCATCGTCTTCCAGGAGAGGGCGAGCAGAGAATGA